Proteins encoded together in one Rhizobacter sp. J219 window:
- a CDS encoding HAMP domain-containing protein, with protein MVDQLSSFAAEVTRVAREVGTEGKLGGQADVQGVAGTWKDLTESVNFMAGNLTSQVRNIADVTKAVAAGDLSKKITVDVKGEILELKNTVNTMVDQLRSFAAEVTRVAREVGTEGKLGGQADVQGVAGTWKDLTESVNFMAGNLTSQVRNIAEVTKAVAAGDLSKKISVDVKGEISELKNTINTMVDQLRSFAAEVTRVAREVGTEGKLGGQADVQGVAGTWKDLTDSVNLMASNLTSQVRNIADVTKAVAAGDLSKKITVDVKGEILELKATINTMVDQLSSFASEVTRVAREVGTEGRLGGQAQVRDVSGTWKDLTENVNFMAGNLTGQVRGIAKVVTAVANGDLKQKLTVEAKGEIAALAETINSMTDTLATFADQVTTVAREVGVDGKLGGQAKVPGASGTWKGLTENVNQLAANLTTQVRAIAEVATAVTQGDLTRSITVKAQGEVAALKDTINEMIRNLKDTTQKNTEQDWLKTNLAKFSRMLQGQKDLLTVGQLILSELAPVVGAQQAEFYVLTGSAAATKLKLFGSYASGGQESHGREVELGQGLVGQCAIEKRKILLTNVPSQAFRIATGLSESAAMDVLVLPIVFEGEVRGVLELASLERFNPAHQAFLDQLTESIGIVINTISANMRTEDLLKQSQSLAEELQSRQQELQQTNEELQEKARLLVHQNQEVERKNQEVEQARQALEEKAEQLALTSKYKSEFLANMSHELRTPLNSLLILSDQLCKNAEGNLTNKQVEFAKTIHLSGNDLLALINDILDLSKIESGTVVVDVSELRLEDLQRSVDRSFRHVAESKHVEFEILAHPPLPKSVVTDVKRLQQIIKNLLSNAFKFTHQGSVRLSLSVAESGWSRDNEDLNRATQVLAFAVTDTGIGISSDKQQIIFEAFQQADGSTSRKYGGTGLGLAISRELARLLGGEIRLVSAPSQGSTFTLYLPQSYSPTRSPRHGRPVLPAQDVVARDLPAAPPAALPAPVQRVVMGPQPGSDDLRDPEAQAAANPANDDRNDILLGDKVLLIVENDLSFAQVLLQAARRVGFKGLVSTSGAGALAMTRDFQPAVITLDIFLPDMAGWRILERLKSDLATRHIPVCVVSTDDSRERALASGAVGFLTKPLQSADEVEQALGHLYEFADRRKKRLMVMMADTPLRASYLQALDAETDVVQPESAAAARVQMRSGNIDCLITDGSVPDFGPEDVIEALESRPLARQMPIVLTSDDAAVMSVWGRGHSAFALRRAPTLERMLDATSLFLHRGEASFTEAERRSVQAVVDGDRTLVGKKVLIVDDDMRNIFALATVLDAQGMVILSAENGRDAIRLVENDPEIDVVLMDIMMPEMDGMETMRLMRKLPRGKDLPLIAVTAKAMKGDREKCIEAGAWDYLSKPVDTAYLLVVLRGWLCR; from the coding sequence ATGGTGGACCAGCTCTCCTCCTTTGCCGCCGAAGTGACCCGCGTGGCCCGCGAGGTGGGCACCGAAGGCAAGCTCGGTGGCCAGGCCGACGTGCAGGGCGTGGCCGGCACCTGGAAGGACCTGACCGAGTCGGTCAACTTCATGGCCGGCAACCTGACCTCGCAGGTGCGCAACATCGCCGACGTGACCAAGGCGGTGGCGGCCGGCGACCTCTCCAAGAAGATCACGGTGGACGTGAAGGGCGAGATCCTGGAGCTGAAGAACACCGTGAACACCATGGTGGACCAGCTCCGATCGTTCGCCGCGGAAGTGACGCGCGTGGCGCGCGAAGTGGGCACCGAAGGCAAGCTCGGCGGCCAGGCCGACGTGCAAGGCGTGGCCGGCACCTGGAAGGACCTGACCGAATCGGTGAACTTCATGGCCGGCAACCTGACCTCGCAGGTGCGCAACATCGCCGAAGTGACAAAAGCGGTGGCCGCGGGCGACCTCTCGAAGAAGATCTCGGTCGACGTGAAGGGCGAGATCTCGGAACTGAAGAACACCATCAACACCATGGTGGACCAGCTGCGGTCCTTCGCCGCCGAAGTGACGCGGGTGGCGCGCGAGGTGGGCACCGAAGGCAAGCTCGGTGGCCAGGCCGACGTGCAGGGCGTGGCCGGCACCTGGAAGGACCTCACCGACAGCGTGAACCTGATGGCCTCGAACCTCACGAGCCAGGTGCGCAACATTGCCGACGTGACCAAGGCGGTGGCCGCCGGCGACCTGTCCAAGAAGATCACGGTCGACGTGAAAGGCGAGATCCTGGAGCTGAAGGCCACCATCAACACCATGGTGGACCAGCTCTCCTCCTTCGCGTCGGAAGTGACGCGTGTGGCGCGTGAGGTCGGCACCGAAGGTCGCCTCGGCGGCCAGGCGCAGGTGCGCGATGTGTCGGGCACCTGGAAGGACCTGACGGAGAACGTGAACTTCATGGCCGGCAACCTGACCGGCCAGGTGCGCGGCATTGCCAAGGTGGTGACCGCCGTGGCCAACGGCGACCTGAAGCAGAAGCTGACGGTGGAGGCCAAGGGCGAGATCGCGGCGCTCGCCGAGACCATCAACTCGATGACCGACACGCTCGCCACCTTCGCCGACCAGGTGACCACCGTGGCGCGCGAGGTGGGCGTGGACGGCAAGCTCGGCGGCCAGGCCAAGGTGCCGGGCGCGTCCGGCACGTGGAAGGGCCTGACCGAAAACGTGAACCAGCTCGCCGCCAACCTCACCACGCAGGTGCGCGCGATTGCCGAGGTGGCGACCGCGGTGACGCAGGGCGACCTCACGCGTTCCATCACGGTGAAGGCGCAGGGCGAGGTGGCCGCGCTCAAGGACACCATCAACGAGATGATCCGCAACCTGAAGGACACCACGCAGAAGAACACCGAGCAGGACTGGCTGAAGACCAACCTCGCGAAGTTCAGCCGCATGCTGCAGGGCCAGAAGGACCTGCTCACCGTCGGCCAGCTGATCCTCTCCGAGCTGGCGCCGGTGGTGGGCGCGCAGCAGGCCGAGTTCTACGTGCTGACCGGCAGCGCTGCGGCCACCAAGCTCAAGCTCTTCGGCAGCTATGCGTCGGGCGGCCAGGAGTCGCATGGCCGAGAGGTCGAGCTGGGCCAGGGCCTGGTCGGCCAGTGCGCGATCGAGAAACGCAAGATCCTCCTGACCAACGTGCCGAGCCAGGCCTTCCGGATTGCCACCGGCCTGTCGGAGTCGGCGGCGATGGACGTGCTGGTGCTGCCCATCGTGTTCGAAGGCGAGGTGCGCGGCGTGCTGGAGCTGGCGTCGCTCGAGCGCTTCAACCCGGCGCACCAGGCCTTCCTCGACCAGCTGACCGAATCCATCGGCATCGTGATCAACACGATCAGCGCCAACATGCGCACCGAAGACCTGCTGAAGCAATCTCAGTCGCTCGCCGAGGAGTTGCAAAGCCGACAGCAGGAATTGCAGCAGACCAACGAGGAACTGCAGGAGAAGGCCCGCCTGCTGGTGCACCAGAACCAGGAGGTGGAGCGCAAGAACCAGGAGGTCGAGCAGGCCCGCCAGGCGCTCGAAGAAAAGGCCGAGCAGCTCGCGCTGACGTCGAAGTACAAGTCGGAGTTCCTGGCCAACATGTCGCACGAGCTGCGCACGCCGCTCAACTCGCTGCTCATCTTGAGCGACCAGCTGTGCAAGAACGCCGAGGGCAATCTCACCAACAAGCAGGTGGAGTTCGCCAAGACCATCCACCTCTCGGGCAACGACCTGCTGGCGCTCATCAACGACATCCTCGACCTCTCCAAGATCGAGTCGGGAACCGTGGTGGTCGACGTGAGCGAACTGCGGCTGGAGGACCTGCAGCGCAGCGTGGACCGCAGCTTCCGCCACGTGGCCGAGAGCAAGCACGTCGAGTTCGAGATCCTCGCGCACCCGCCGCTGCCCAAGAGCGTGGTCACCGACGTCAAGCGCCTGCAGCAGATCATCAAGAACCTGCTGTCCAACGCGTTCAAGTTCACCCACCAGGGCTCGGTGCGGCTCTCGCTGTCGGTGGCCGAGAGCGGCTGGTCGCGCGACAACGAAGACCTCAACCGCGCCACCCAGGTGCTGGCCTTCGCGGTGACCGACACCGGCATCGGCATCTCGTCGGACAAGCAGCAGATCATCTTCGAGGCCTTCCAGCAGGCCGACGGCTCCACCAGCCGCAAGTACGGCGGCACGGGCCTGGGCCTTGCGATCAGCCGCGAGCTGGCGCGTCTGCTGGGTGGCGAGATCAGGCTCGTGAGCGCGCCCTCGCAGGGCAGCACCTTCACGCTCTACCTGCCGCAGAGCTACAGCCCGACGCGCAGCCCGCGCCACGGCCGCCCGGTGCTGCCGGCGCAAGACGTGGTGGCGCGCGACCTGCCCGCCGCACCGCCGGCGGCACTGCCGGCGCCGGTGCAGCGCGTGGTGATGGGCCCTCAACCCGGCAGCGACGACCTGCGCGACCCCGAGGCCCAGGCGGCCGCCAACCCGGCCAACGACGACCGCAACGACATCCTGCTCGGCGACAAGGTGCTGCTGATCGTCGAAAACGATCTGTCCTTCGCGCAGGTGCTGTTGCAGGCCGCGCGACGCGTCGGCTTCAAGGGCCTGGTGAGCACCAGCGGTGCGGGGGCGCTCGCGATGACGCGTGACTTCCAGCCGGCGGTGATCACGCTCGACATCTTCCTGCCCGACATGGCGGGATGGCGCATCCTCGAGCGGCTCAAGAGCGACCTCGCCACCCGCCACATCCCGGTCTGCGTGGTCTCGACCGATGACTCGCGCGAGCGGGCGCTGGCCTCGGGCGCGGTGGGCTTCCTCACCAAGCCGCTGCAGTCGGCCGATGAAGTGGAGCAGGCCCTCGGCCACCTCTACGAGTTCGCCGACCGGCGCAAGAAACGACTGATGGTGATGATGGCCGACACCCCGCTGCGCGCCAGCTACCTGCAGGCGCTCGACGCCGAGACCGACGTGGTGCAGCCCGAATCCGCCGCCGCGGCCCGGGTGCAGATGCGAAGCGGCAACATTGATTGCCTCATCACCGATGGCAGCGTGCCCGACTTCGGCCCCGAAGACGTGATCGAGGCGCTGGAGTCGCGCCCGCTCGCGCGCCAGATGCCCATCGTGCTGACCAGCGACGACGCGGCCGTCATGTCCGTCTGGGGCCGCGGCCACAGCGCCTTCGCGCTGCGCCGCGCGCCCACGCTGGAGCGCATGCTGGATGCGACCTCGCTCTTCCTGCACCGCGGCGAGGCCTCGTTCACGGAAGCGGAGCGCCGCTCGGTGCAGGCGGTGGTCGATGGCGACCGCACGCTCGTTGGCAAGAAGGTGCTGATCGTCGACGATGACATGCGCAACATCTTCGCGCTGGCCACCGTGCTCGATGCGCAGGGCATGGTGATCCTCTCGGCCGAGAACGGGCGCGACGCCATCCGGCTGGTGGAGAACGACCCCGAGATCGACGTCGTGCTCATGGACATCATGATGCCGGAGATGGACGGCATGGAGACCATGCGCCTGATGCGCAAGCTGCCGCGCGGCAAGGACCTCCCGCTGATCGCCGTGACCGCGAAGGCGATGAAGGGCGACCGCGAGAAGTGCATCGAGGCCGGGGCCTGGGACTACCTCTCCAAACCCGTTGACACGGCGTACCTGCTGGTGGTGCTGCGGGGGTGGCTGTGCCGCTGA